AAATCTGTGACCTTGTCTTTTGAAGGTCCCAATGCATACGGCCTACTTAAATCAGAAATGGGTGTTCACCGTTTGGTCCGTATTTCACCATTTGACTCTGCCAAACGTCGCCATACTTCATTTACATCCGTAGAGGTTATGCCTGAGCTGGATGATACTATCGAAGTGGAAATTCGTGAAGATGATATCAAAATGGATACCTTCCGTTCAGGTGGTGCTGGTGGACAAAACGTCAATAAAGTTTCAACAGGTGTGCGTTTGACACACATTCCTACGGGAACTGTCGTCCAATCAACGGTCGATCGTACCCAGTATGGAAATAGAGATCGTGCCATGAAGATGTTGCAGGCTAAACTCTATCAGATGGAGCAAGAAAAGAAAGCTGCGGAAGTTGATTCCCTCAAAGGTGAGAAAAAAGAAATTACATGGGGAAGTCAGATTCGTTCTTATGTCTTCACACCTTATACTATGGTAAAAGATCACCGTACAAGCTTTGAAGTTTCCCAAGTAGATAAGGTTATGGATGGAGACCTTGATGGTTTCATCGATGCCTACCTCAAGTGGCGAATTAGCTAAGAAAGAAAGGAACTCATATGTCAATCATTGAAATGAGAGATGTTGTCAAAAAGTATGACAATGGAACGACTGCCCTGCGTGGTGTCTCTGTTACCATTGAACCAGGAGAGTTTGCCTATATCGTAGGACCTTCTGGGGCAGGTAAGTCAACCTTTATTCGAGCTTTATACCGAGAAGTAAAGATCGAAAAAGGAAGCCTATCAGTTGCAGGCTTTAATCTAGTTAAAATCAAGAAGAAAGATATCCCGCTTCTACGTCGTAGTGTCGGGGTTGTCTTTCAAGATTACAAACTCTTGCCTAAGAAAACGGTTTATGAGAATATTGCCTACGCAATGGAAGTTATCGGAGAGAATCGCCGTAACATCAAAAAACGTGTTATGGAAGTATTGGACCTAGTAGGTTTAAAACACAAGGTTCGTTCTTTCCCGAATGAACTCTCAGGTGGAGAACAGCAACGGATTGCGATTGCCCGTGCGATTGTAAACAATCCTAAAGTATTGATTGCTGATGAACCAACAGGAAACTTGGACCCAGATAATTCGTGGGAAATTATGAATCTGTTGGAACGCATCAATCTTCAAGGTACAACTGTTTTGATGGCGACCCACAACAGCCAAATCGTAAATACCTTGCGCCACCGTGTCATTGCCATTGAAAACGGCCGTGTCGTTCGTGACGAAGCTAAAGGAGAATATGGATACGATGATTAGTAGATTTTTTCGCCATTTATTTGAATCATTAAAAAGTTTAAAACGAAATGGCTGGATGACAGTAGCAGCAGTGAGTTCGGTTATGATTACCTTAACACTCGTTGCCTTGTTTGCATCTGTAATTTTTAATACAGCAAAACTGGCTACCGATATTGAAAACAACGTTCGTGTTATGGTCTACATTCGTAAGGATGTAGCAGATAACAGTGAAACGATTGAAAAAGAAGGTCAGACAGTTACCAATAATGACTACCACAAGGTCTATGATGCTTTGAAGGCGATGCCTGCTGTAAAAAGTGTTACCTTCTCAAGTAAAGAAGAACAATACGAGAAACTGACGGAAACCATGGGTGACGATTGGAAGGTCTTTGAAGGGGATGCAAATCCTCTCTATGATGCCTATATCGTCGATACAAATTCTCCAAGTGATGTTAAAACAGTAGCTGAAGAAGCGAAGAAAATTGAGGGAGTATCAGAAGTTCAAGATGGTGGAGCCAACACTCAACGACTTTTCGAACTGGCTTCCTTTATCCGTGTTTGGGGATTGGTTATTGCAGGACTCTTGATTTTTATCGCAGTCTTCCTCATTTCCAATACCATCCGTATTACCATTATTTCACGTAGTCGTGAGATTCAGATCATGCGTCTTGTTGGAGCGAGAAATGGTTATATCCGTGGCCCATTCTTGCTAGAAGGTGCTTTTATTGGCTTGCTTGGCGCAGCGATTCCCTCAGTTCTTGTATTCTTTGTTTACAATATCGTTTATCAATCGGTCAATAAATCCTTGGTAGGTCAAAACTTATCAATGATTACGCCAGATGTGTTTGTCCCTTTGATGACAGTTCTACTATTTGTAATCGGAATTTTCATTGGTTCAATTGGTTCAGGAATTTCGATGCGTCGATTCTTGAAAATCTAATTGGATATAAATGCAAATTGCAGAACAAATCAGAAAAATGATACATTTTTAAAAGAGAAGTTTTCGTAAACTTCTCTTTTTTCTTCTAAAAATTAAAAAAAGTAGACAATTTTTTTATAAAAGCCTTTACAAAAAAAAATAAAGTGGTATAATTGAATTATAAATAAGTGCAAACGTTTTCGTAAAACGTTTGCCTAAATAAAATAAAGGAGATTTGAATGATGAAAGCTACATTCAAAAATGTCTTGTCTTTCGAATTTTGGCAAAAATTCGGTAAGGCATTGATGGTGGTTATCGCTGTTATGCCAGCGGCTGGATTGATGATTTCAATCGGTAAGTCGCTTGCATTGATTGACCCAAATCTTGCCCCACTTGTTATTACAGGTGGAATTCTTGAGCAAATCGGTTGGGGAGTTATCGGTAACCTTCATATTTTGTTTGCTCTTGCTATCGGTGGTAGCTGGGCTAAAGAACGTGCAGGCGGTGCTTTTGCAGCAGGACTTGCCTTTATCTTAATCAACCGTATCACTGGTACTATCTTTGGAGTTACAAGTGATATGCTGAAAAACCCTGAGGCTATGGTCACTACTCTCTTTGGAGGCTCAATCAAAGTTTCTGATTACTTCATCAGTGTTCTTGAAGCACCAGCATTGAACATGGGTGTTTTTGTAGGGATTATCTCTGGTTTTGTAGGGGCAACTGCCTTTAACAAATACTACAACTACCGTAAACTTCCTGATGCGCTTTCATTCTTCAATGGGAAACGCTTCGTACCATTCGTTGTCATCCTTCGTTCAGCTATTGCAGCAATTGTGCTTGCAGCTTTCTGGCCAGTTGTTCAAACAGGTATCAACAACTTTGGTATCTGGATTGCCAATTCACAAGAAACAGCACCTGTTCTTGCACCATTCTTGTATGGTACTTTGGAACGTTTGCTCTTGCCATTTGGTCTTCACCACATGTTGACTATCCCAATGAACTATACAGCTCTTGGTGGTACTTATGACATTTTAACTGGTGCAGCTAAAGGTACTCAAGTATTCGGTCAAGACCCACTATGGCTTGCATGGGTAACAGACCTTGTAAACCTTAAAGGTACTGATGCTAGTCAATACCAACACTTGTTAGATACTGTTCACCCAGCTCGTTTCAAAGTTGGACAAATGATTGGTTCATTTGGTATCTTGATGGGTGTCATCGTTGCTATCTACCGCAATGTTGATGCTGACAAGAAACACCAATACAAGGGTATGATGATTGCGACAGCCCTTGCAACATTCTTGACAGGGGTTACTGAACCTATCGAGTATATGTTTATGTTTATCGCAACACCTCTTTACCTAGTGTATGCTCTTGTTCAAGGTGCTGCCTTTGCTATGGCGGATATTGTTCACCTTCGTGTGCACTCATTCGGTTCAATTGAATTCTTGACTCGTACTCCGCTAGCTATCAACGCTGGTCTTGGTATGGATATCATTAACTTTATCTGGGTAACTGTCCTCTTTGCAGTCATCATGTACTTCATTGCCAACTTCATGATTAAGAAATTCAACTATGCAACTCCAGGACGTAACGGAAACTATGAAACTGCTGAAGGAGCATCAGAAGATGCAGCTCCAGGAGAAACAAAAGTTGCAGCGGCTTCTCAAGCTGTAAATATCATTAACCTTCTTGGTGGTCGTGCAAACATCGTAGATGTAGATGCATGTATGACTCGTCTTCGTGTAACTGTTAAGGATGCAGATCGTGTTGGTACTGAGGAACAATGGAAAGCAGAAGGCGCTATGGGGCTTGTCATGAAAGGACAAGGTGTCCAAGCTATCTACGGACCAAAAGCTGACGTATTGAAATCTGATATCCAAGATATCCTTGACTCAGGTGAAGTAATTCCTGAAACTCTTCCAAGCCAAATGACAGAAGCTCAAAAGAATACTGTACACTTTAAAGGTGTAACTGAGGAAGTTTACTCAGTAGCTGATGGTCAAGTTATTGCCTTGGAACAAGTGAAAGATCCAGTCTTTGCTCAAAAAATGATGGGTGATGGTTTTGCAGTAGAACCAGCAAATGGAAACATTGTATCTCCAGTTACAGGTACTGTATCAAGTATCTTCCCAACAAAACATGCACTTGGACTTGTTACTGAATCAGGTCTTGAAGTACTTGTTCATATTGGTTTGGATACTGTAAGTCTTGAAGGAAAACCATTTACTGTTCACGTTTCTGAAGGACAAAAAGTGGCTGCTGGTGACCTTCTTGTGACAGCTGACTTGGATGCTATCCGTGCAGCAGGTCGTGAAACATCAACAGTGGTTGTCTTTACAAATGGTGATGCTATCAAATCAGTTAAATTAGAACAAACAGGTTCTCTTGCAGCTAAAACAGCAGTTGCTAAAGTAGAATTGTAATATACTCGAGGTTGGAAGCTGTTTTCCAACCTCTTGTTTTAGGAGAAAAGCATGAAATTTTTAACACTCAATACTCATAGTTGGATGGAAAAAGAAGCAGAGGAAAAATTCCAGCTCTTGCTCCAAGATATTCTTGACAAAGATTATGATTTGATCTGTTTTCAAGAAATTAATCAAGAAATGAGTTCGCCTGAGGTAGAGGTTAACAATCACTATCAAGCTTTACCATCAGCAGAACCTATTCATCAGGACCACTATGTACGACTCCTGGTTGAAAAATTGGCTGAGAAAGGGAAAAACTACTACTGGACTTGGGCTTACAATCATATCGGCTATGACCGCTACCATGAAGGTGTAGCCATCTTATCCAAAACACCGATTAAGGCGCGTGAGATTTTAGTGTCAGATGTAGATGATCCAACGGACTACCATACTCGCCGTGTTGCCTTGGCGGAGACAGAAGTTGAAGGTAAGGAGCTTGCTCTTGCAAGTGTCCATCTCTCTTGGTGGGATAAAGGTTTCCAAGAAGAATGGGCACGATTTGAGGCTGTACTAAAAGAGTTGAACAAACCTTTGATTTTAGCAGGTGATTTTAATAATCCAGCTGGTCAGGAAGGCTATCAAGCGATTTTAGCTAGTCCATTAGGATTACAAGACGCATTTGAAGTTGCGAAAGAAAGAAGTGGTAGCTATACCGTTCCACCAGAAATTGATGGCTGGAAAGGCAATACCGAGCCGCTACGAATCGACTATGTCTTTACGACAAAAGACTTAGAAGTAGAAAGTTTGCATGTAGTTTTTGATGGTCAAAATGATCCACAAGTCAGTGACCACTATGGTTTGAATGCTATTTTAAACTGGAAATAAAAATGAAAGGAAGTAATTCCTTTCATTTTTTGATTCTCGAACTGGACTACTGAAAATGTTTAAAATATGGTATAATGGTTAGATGAATAGAATCGAGGATAATATGTCATTTACGAAATTTCAGTTTAAAAACTATATAGAAAAGGCATTGGAGGAGTTGAAGTTTACGACTCCTACCGAAGTTCAGGAAAAGTTGATTCCTATTGTCTTGGCAGGTCGTGACTTGGTAGGGGAATCAAAAACAGGTTCAGGAAAGACTCACACTTTCCTCCTACCGATTTTCCAGCAACTGGATGAAACAAGTGATAATGTGCAAGCAGTGATTACTGCTCCAAGTCGTGAGTTAGCTACTCAGATCTACCAAGCGGCTCGTCAGATTGCAGCCCACTCAGATGTCGAAGTCCGTGTGGTCAACTATGTGGGTGGTACGGACAAGGCTCGTCAGATTGATAAGCTCGCGAGCAATCAGCCCCACATTGTCATCGGGACTCCAGGTCGTATCTATGACTTAGTCAAATCTGGTGATTTGGCTATTCACAAGGCCAAGACCTTTGTCGTCGATGAAGCCGATATGACCTTGGATATGGGATTCTTGGAAACCGTTGATAAGATTGCAGGTAGCCTTCCAAAAGACTTGCAATTCATGGTCTTTTCAGCAACTATTCCACAAAAATTGCAACCGTTCTTGAAAAAATACTTGTCAAATCCTGTCATGGAAAAAATCAAGACCAAGACAGTCATCTCAGATACGATTGATAACTGGTTGATTTCGACCAAGGGCCGCGACAAGAATGCTCAGATTTATGAATTGACTCAGTTGATGCAGCCTTATTTGGCAATGATCTTTGTTAACACAAAAACGCGTGCTGATGAGTTACATGCCTACTTGACTGCTCAAGGATTGAAGGTAGCAAAGATTCATGGAGATATTGCCCCTCGCGAGCGCAAGCGAATCATGAATCAGGTGAAAAATCTGGATTTTGAGTACATTGTCGCAACGGACTTGGCGGCGCGTGGAATTGACATTGAAGGTGTCAGCCATGTTATCAATGATGCCATTCCGCAAGACTTGTCCTTCTTTGTTCACCGAGTTGGACGAACTGGGCGCAACGGACTGCCTGGTACGGCTATTACCCTTTACCAGCCTAGTGATGACTCGGATATCCGTGAGTTGGAGAAATTAGGAATCAAGTTTACTCCTAAGATGGTCAAAGACGGAGAGTTTCAAGATACCTATGACCGTGATCGTCGTGCCAATCGTGAAAAGAAGCAGGACAAGCTTGATATTGAAATGATTGGCTTGGTTAAAAAGAAAAAGAAAAAAGTCAAACCAGGCTATAAGAAGAAGATTCAATGGGCAGTGGATGAAAAACGTCGCAAAACCAAGCGTGCTGAAAATCGTGCTCGTGGCCGTGCAGAGCGGAAAGCCAAACGCCAAACATTTTAAGAACAAAATTGGAGCTGAATGGCTCCTTTTTGTACCTTCGTTTTATAAATTTTCGAAAAGAATGCAAAAATGAGTAAAAAGTGGTATAATGATAAGGTTATATAGTCCCGATAAGATGGTAGAAATTTCTATCAGTACTTTGTAACTCTATAACAATATTTTTTAAGGGGGGACATTTTTATGTCAGAACGTAAATTATTCACGTCTGAATCTGTATCTGAGGGGCATCCAGATAAGATTGCAGACCAAATTTCAGATGCGATTTTGGATGCTATTTTAGCAAAGGATCCAGAGGCGCACGTTGCTACTGAGACAGCTGTCTACACTGGTTCTGTCCATGTTTTTGGTGAAATTTCTACAAATGCTTATGTGGATATCAACCGTGTGGTTCGTGATACCATTGCAGAGATTGGTTATACGAATGCAGAATATGGTTTTTCTGCGGAGACGGTGGGAGTTCATCCGTCACTTGTTGAGCAGTCACCAGATATCGCCCAAGGTGTTAATGAAGCCTTGGAGGTTCGTGGGAATGCAGATCAAGATCCGCTTGACTTGATTGGTGCTGGGGACCAAGGTCTTATGTTTGGATTTGCGGTGGATGAGACAGAAGAACTCATGCCATTACCAATCTCACTTAGCCACAAGTTGGTTCGTCGTTTGGCAGAACTTCGTAAGTCTGGTGAAATCAGCTATCTCCGTCCAGATGCTAAATCACAAGTTACAGTTGAGTATGATGAAAATGACCGTCCGGTACGTGTGGACACGGTCGTTATTTCAACTCAGCACGACCCAGAAGCTACTAATGAACAAATCCACAAAGATGTGATTGACAAGGTCATCAAAGAAGTTATTCCATCCTCTTACTTGGATGAGCAAACAAAATTCTTTATCAATCCGACTGGCCGCTTTGTAATTGGTGGACCTCAAGGAGACTCAGGTTTGACTGGTCGTAAGATTATCGTGGATACCTATGGTGGCTATTCTCGTCATGGTGGCGGTGCCTTCTCTGGTAAGGATGCGACGAAGGTGGACCGTTCAGCCTCTTATGCGGCTCGCTACATTGCCAAGAATATCGTGGCAGCGGGTCTGGCTAAGAAAGTAGAAGTGCAATTGGCCTACGCTATCGGTGTGGCGCAGCCAGTTTCCGTTCGTATCGATACCTTTGGTACAGGAACAGTAGCTGAAAGCAAACTTGAAAAAGCAACGCGTCAAATCTTTGATCTTCGCCCTGCAGGAATTATCCGAATGTTGGATCTTAAACGTCCAATTTATCGTCAAACAGCGGCCTATGGACACATGGGACGTACAGATATCGATCTTCCATGGGAACGTTTGGATAAGGTAGATGCTTTGAAAGAGGCTGTGAAATCATAACCACCCGTTAGGTGCGAGACGGACTAATAGTCACATAATAAAAAAGATTGGTAGTTGTGTATTACCAATCTTTTTTATAAGTGAAAACCAGCTTTTAAGCTGGTTTTCTTATTTTATAGGGATTGAAATCTCAATCAATTTATCCGAATAGAGGGTTTTGATATTGGCTTCATCGATGCTTCCTTTGTCAATTTTACGTTTCAAGAAGAAGTCTTGGATGGTTTCAATTTCGGGTTCACGAATAGCACGGTGTTTGTTCGAAATGAGGATTTCATAGTGAAGTGGGGCTTGTGTGAAAACCACATCTGTATTCCCGGCCGAATAGACCTCGACAAGAGTTGCATCAGTACTTTCTAATTGGCTTTTAACAAGTTGCGAGTGTGAATTAGTCGTGTTGATAAGCTTCATAACAGTTCCTCCGATTTTCTAACTCTATTATAGCACTTTTTGGATAAAATCGTGTATTTTAGCCAATTCCATGCTGGATTTTCCAAGCTTCAATTCCCCATTTATGGCTACCGCGTTTGAGTTTTTCAATTGCTTCATCAATAGGAAACCAAGCAATATGATTAAAATCTTCCAATGGTTTTTGTACTTCTTGAAAAGAAATAGCTTCGTAGAGATAAGCTGGATTGTAGTAGTAGGTATCACGGTGGCGAGAGTAGAAATACTCATCAGCTTGCCCATAATAGGTTCCAATCTCAGCTGTAAAGCCAAGTTCTTCGATTAGTTCTCTCTTCAGTGCTTCTTGATGATCTTCGCCTGCTTCAATCTCTCCGCCTGGCAAGAACCAAGCACCATTGGGGGCTTGAACTAGGACAATTTGTTTTTTCTCCGCATCCGGAATAACTGCGTACACACCATAGCGGGACTGGTAGGTCACATTCTCTTTTTTTTCACCAAAAGTTGGGTTTGCCATTGCATTTTCCTCATTATCTAGTATCTTTATTATTATCATAATGGACAAGGGGCTAGCTGTCAAGAATAAACCAACGAACTTGTGTAGAAATAGCTACTTTGTCTTGATCAATACTTGTCTCGTTAAACTTTCCAGCCCTAGCACTATAACTGGTATAATAAAAGAGAGGTGATTTTATGGCAGAATCAAGACTATTTCGTATCCTATATCTACTTTTAGAAAAAGGTAGCATAACGGCTCCTGAATTAGCCCGATTATTTGAAGTATCTGTACGAACGATTTATCGCGATATTGAGCGGTTGAGTATGGCGGGAATCCCTCTATATTCAGTACCTGGAAAGGCGGGCGGAATCTTTTTAATGAAGGACTTTGTTCTGGATCGTACTCTCGTATCGGAGGATGAAAAATTAGAACTTCTGTCAGCTTTGCAAGGGATTCAATCCCTGACCGATGATAGGCAAGACCTGTTCCTTGAAAAGTTGGAATCTATTTTTCAAGTTTCTACTAGCCCTTGGATAGAAGTAGACTTGACTGACTGGAGGAAGCGAGAAGGTCAAAAAGAATTATTTGATAACATCAAACAAGCTATTCTAGAGAAGAGGCGACTGGTGGTCACTTATCTGGGTGGGAGTGGTCAGAAAACGGTTCGTACAGTTGAACCTTTTAAACTCATATTTAAAAAGAGAGATTGGTATCTTCATGCCTACTGTTGTTTGAAAGAAGAGTGGCGTTTTTTCAAATTGTCTAGAATTAGGAACTATCACCTAACAACTGAAACTGTGAAGCAGAAAAATGTGCTGGATTGCGTTGATGGTTCAGATCAAGTGGCACATCAAATCGAAGTTTCCTTGAAGTTTAGCCCCAATCTTGCTTTCCGGGTTTATGAAGATTTTTCAGAAGATGAGATTAGCTTGGGGAAAGATGGATATTATTATGTCAAGACTGTCCTACCTGACCACGAAAGCATGTATACTTACCTCCTGTCTTATTTAGATGGAGTGGAAATACTCGCCCCCAATCATCTGAAGAAGGAATTGCTTTCTAGAGTAGAAAAAATCCAAAAACTTTACAAACCTTGACAAAAGATGTCAGGGTTTTGGTGCTATACTAGAGATAGAAAGGAGAAGAACCAAATGAAATACGAATGGAGAAAAGAAGCGAAAGATCTTTATCAAGTGAAAGCTAGGCCCAGCATCTTGCAGGTGCCAGGTCAATCCTATATCGTGATTGATGGTAAAGGTGATCCAAATCAAGAAGATTTTTCAGAACGCGTAGGGGCCTTATATGCCTTAGCTTATGCGATAAAGATGAAGTATAAAAAAGCTCCTCTGGATGAGGTTTACACGGATTTTACAGTCTTTCCTTTAGAAGGTGTATGGAAAAAGGAGAAGGAGGGAGAACTGGTAAAAAGTGAGCTTTCTTATAGCATTATGATTGGGCAACCCGATTTTATTACGAGAGAACTATTTGAAAAAGCTTTGGAAGAGGTCAAAATCAAGAAGCCAAATCTTCTTTATGAAGCTATTCGTTTTGAAATGATAGAAGAAGGCAAAAGCCTTGCTATGATTCATGTAGGACCTTTTGATACTGAAAATGAGACTTTTGCAGAGATGGAGCATTTTTGTCAACTTCATAAACTCAAAAGAACTTCGGAAGTCCACCGAGAAATTTATCTCAATAACCTTCATCGAACGGAGCCAAGCAAATTGAAAACAATTCTTCGCTATCAAGTTCAAGAAGAGAATTAAAAAAAGAACAGGAAATCTTGTTTCCTGTTCTTTTTATGAGATTTATTCTTCTATTTCAGAAGCAATCTCTTCTGTTTTCTCAGTTTTTTTGGCAGATTTGATTTGAATATTGCCATTGCTTGTCATAACTGCCTTGAGGTCTTTTTCACTTGGATTTTCAAGGTAGAAGTCTGTTATGGCATCCTCGATATGGTCTTGAATGGTACGGCGGAGTGGGCGTGCTCCCATTTTTGGATCATAACCTAAGTCAACCAACTTTTCCTTGACCTTGTCTGTCACATCGAGATGGATGTTGTTGCTAGAGAGGCGTTTGTTGACATCCGCTAGCATGAGTTCGACGATTTGGAGAAGGTTGTCCTTGCTGAGAGGTTTAAATTCGATGATGCCGTCAAAACGGTTCATAAACTCTGGGCTAAAGAAGTTACCGAGCTCACCGAGGACAGAGTTGGTTCGACCTTCACGAGCAGCTCCAAAACCAACGCTGGCTTCGGCCTTACCGGTACCCGCATTTGAAGTCATGATAATGATAGCATCTTTAAAGCTAACTGTTCGTCCTTGCCCATCAGTCAAACGACCATCGTCCAATACTTGAAGGAACATGTGCATCACATCTGGGTGGGCTTTTTCAACTTCATCGAGAAGGATGAGAGAGTAAGGATTGCGACGAACTTTTTCAGTCAGTTGACCAGCTTCGTCATAGCCTACATAGCCTGGAGGGGCTCCGACCAATTTAGCCACACTGTGTTTTTCCATGTATTCACTCATATCAAAGCGAATCATGCTGTCAGCAGAACCAAAGAGCTCAATGGCTAGTTGTTTGGAAAGTTCTGTCTTACCGACACCAGTTGGTCCGACAAAGAGGAAGCTTCCGATTGGGCGGTTAGGAGTTCCAAGTCCAACACGATTACGACGGATGGCCTTAGCAATCTTATCGACAGCTTCATCTTGACCAATGACATGAGCTTTGAGGTCGTCTGCTAGATGGATAAGCTGAGACTGTTCTTTTTCTTTGAGTTCTCCAACAGGGATATTGGTTTTCTGCTCAATGATATGTTCAATAGTTTTCTCGCTGATGATTGGAGTATCCTGATCGATCACCTTGTTCTTTTGCATTTCCTTGTACTTGGCAATCTGATCGCGGAAATAAGCAGCCTTTTCAAAATCTTCCTCTCGTGTAGCTTGAGCCTTGAGATTCTCAGCTTCAATTAAACGCTGATCAATCACTTTAGGGTCAACAAAGTTCAGTGTCAGATTCATCTTAGAACCAGCTTCATCCAACAGGTCAATAGCCTTGTCTGGCAGGAAGCGATCTTGGATGTAGCGGTTGGAAAGATTTGCAGCAGCTTCGATAGCAGCATCAGTATACTTGACGTGATGGTAGTCTTCGTATTTCTTTTGAACCCCTTTGAGGATGGTAATGGTTTCTTCGACAGTTGGTTCATCTACCTTGACAGGCTGCATACGGCGTTCGAGGGCAGCATCTTTTTCAATGATACGGTATTCATTGAGAGTAGTGGCGCCGACCAGTTGCAATTCACCACGGGCAAGGGCTGGTTTGAGGATATTTCCTGCATCCATATTGCCATCGCCAGCAGATCCAGCGCCAACAATTTCATGGATTTCATCGATAAAGAGGATGATGTCCTCGCGTTTGCGAATTTCTTCCATGAGTTTTTGCATACGTTCCTCAAATTGGCCTCGGATCCCTGTCCCTTGGACTAGACTGACTACATCCAGACGGATGACCTGCTTGCCTTGGAGTTTGTGGGGAACATCACCATCGACAATCTTCTGAGCTAAACCTTCGACAACGGCAGTTTTACCAACACCTGGTTCTCCGATAAGGACAGGATTGTTCTTGGTTCGACGGTTGAGGATTTCGATAACGCGGATAATCTCCTCATCTCGACCTATAACAGGGTCAATATCTCCCCGACGAGCTATTTCAGTCACGTTGATACCATATTCCTCTAGGAGCCCTCTTTCTTGGCTAGGAGGAGGTGTTTGAACAGGTCCGCGGTTTTGAGGTCCGTATCCCCCATTACCTCCGTATCCCCCACCGGATTGAGTTGGAGGGACGTTATTTGAAGAAGCCCTGAAATTGTTCA
This genomic interval from Streptococcus oralis subsp. tigurinus contains the following:
- the ftsX gene encoding permease-like cell division protein FtsX, which encodes MISRFFRHLFESLKSLKRNGWMTVAAVSSVMITLTLVALFASVIFNTAKLATDIENNVRVMVYIRKDVADNSETIEKEGQTVTNNDYHKVYDALKAMPAVKSVTFSSKEEQYEKLTETMGDDWKVFEGDANPLYDAYIVDTNSPSDVKTVAEEAKKIEGVSEVQDGGANTQRLFELASFIRVWGLVIAGLLIFIAVFLISNTIRITIISRSREIQIMRLVGARNGYIRGPFLLEGAFIGLLGAAIPSVLVFFVYNIVYQSVNKSLVGQNLSMITPDVFVPLMTVLLFVIGIFIGSIGSGISMRRFLKI
- the prfB gene encoding peptide chain release factor 2 (programmed frameshift) is translated as MDISEIRQKIDANREKLASFRGSLDLEGLEEEIAILENKMTEPDFWNDNIAAQKTSQELNELKNTYNTFRKMEELQDEVEILLDFLAEDESVHDELVEQLTELDKMMTNYEMTLLLSEPYDHNNAILEIHPGSGGTEAQDWGDMLLRMYTRYGNAKGFKVEVLDYQAGDEAGIKSVTLSFEGPNAYGLLKSEMGVHRLVRISPFDSAKRRHTSFTSVEVMPELDDTIEVEIREDDIKMDTFRSGGAGGQNVNKVSTGVRLTHIPTGTVVQSTVDRTQYGNRDRAMKMLQAKLYQMEQEKKAAEVDSLKGEKKEITWGSQIRSYVFTPYTMVKDHRTSFEVSQVDKVMDGDLDGFIDAYLKWRIS
- the ftsE gene encoding cell division ATP-binding protein FtsE, encoding MSIIEMRDVVKKYDNGTTALRGVSVTIEPGEFAYIVGPSGAGKSTFIRALYREVKIEKGSLSVAGFNLVKIKKKDIPLLRRSVGVVFQDYKLLPKKTVYENIAYAMEVIGENRRNIKKRVMEVLDLVGLKHKVRSFPNELSGGEQQRIAIARAIVNNPKVLIADEPTGNLDPDNSWEIMNLLERINLQGTTVLMATHNSQIVNTLRHRVIAIENGRVVRDEAKGEYGYDD
- a CDS encoding DEAD/DEAH box helicase — protein: MSFTKFQFKNYIEKALEELKFTTPTEVQEKLIPIVLAGRDLVGESKTGSGKTHTFLLPIFQQLDETSDNVQAVITAPSRELATQIYQAARQIAAHSDVEVRVVNYVGGTDKARQIDKLASNQPHIVIGTPGRIYDLVKSGDLAIHKAKTFVVDEADMTLDMGFLETVDKIAGSLPKDLQFMVFSATIPQKLQPFLKKYLSNPVMEKIKTKTVISDTIDNWLISTKGRDKNAQIYELTQLMQPYLAMIFVNTKTRADELHAYLTAQGLKVAKIHGDIAPRERKRIMNQVKNLDFEYIVATDLAARGIDIEGVSHVINDAIPQDLSFFVHRVGRTGRNGLPGTAITLYQPSDDSDIRELEKLGIKFTPKMVKDGEFQDTYDRDRRANREKKQDKLDIEMIGLVKKKKKKVKPGYKKKIQWAVDEKRRKTKRAENRARGRAERKAKRQTF
- a CDS encoding endonuclease/exonuclease/phosphatase family protein, with translation MKFLTLNTHSWMEKEAEEKFQLLLQDILDKDYDLICFQEINQEMSSPEVEVNNHYQALPSAEPIHQDHYVRLLVEKLAEKGKNYYWTWAYNHIGYDRYHEGVAILSKTPIKAREILVSDVDDPTDYHTRRVALAETEVEGKELALASVHLSWWDKGFQEEWARFEAVLKELNKPLILAGDFNNPAGQEGYQAILASPLGLQDAFEVAKERSGSYTVPPEIDGWKGNTEPLRIDYVFTTKDLEVESLHVVFDGQNDPQVSDHYGLNAILNWK
- a CDS encoding PTS transporter subunit IIBC translates to MMKATFKNVLSFEFWQKFGKALMVVIAVMPAAGLMISIGKSLALIDPNLAPLVITGGILEQIGWGVIGNLHILFALAIGGSWAKERAGGAFAAGLAFILINRITGTIFGVTSDMLKNPEAMVTTLFGGSIKVSDYFISVLEAPALNMGVFVGIISGFVGATAFNKYYNYRKLPDALSFFNGKRFVPFVVILRSAIAAIVLAAFWPVVQTGINNFGIWIANSQETAPVLAPFLYGTLERLLLPFGLHHMLTIPMNYTALGGTYDILTGAAKGTQVFGQDPLWLAWVTDLVNLKGTDASQYQHLLDTVHPARFKVGQMIGSFGILMGVIVAIYRNVDADKKHQYKGMMIATALATFLTGVTEPIEYMFMFIATPLYLVYALVQGAAFAMADIVHLRVHSFGSIEFLTRTPLAINAGLGMDIINFIWVTVLFAVIMYFIANFMIKKFNYATPGRNGNYETAEGASEDAAPGETKVAAASQAVNIINLLGGRANIVDVDACMTRLRVTVKDADRVGTEEQWKAEGAMGLVMKGQGVQAIYGPKADVLKSDIQDILDSGEVIPETLPSQMTEAQKNTVHFKGVTEEVYSVADGQVIALEQVKDPVFAQKMMGDGFAVEPANGNIVSPVTGTVSSIFPTKHALGLVTESGLEVLVHIGLDTVSLEGKPFTVHVSEGQKVAAGDLLVTADLDAIRAAGRETSTVVVFTNGDAIKSVKLEQTGSLAAKTAVAKVEL